Proteins co-encoded in one Meiothermus sp. genomic window:
- the fmt gene encoding methionyl-tRNA formyltransferase, whose protein sequence is MTNETISTHPSRRRRVAFFGSPAWAVPVLEALYQQHQVVLVVTQPDKPAGRGLKLTPCPVAAWAEARGLRVEKPARLRKNLEFTELFREIGPEVAITAAYGKILPAELLEIPRFGFLNLHPSDLPKYRGPAPVQWTLIHGETETAVCIMQTDVGMDTGPVVARWRTPVGPDETAVELSNRLRDKGIELLLEALADLEHLQPQPQPALGTHAPMLQKDDGKIVWERTASEIYNRHRGVQPWPGSWFEHQGRRVKVLQMSRDVPERSTNRAEPGTVLHIADGLQVAAAQGSLLLKEVQPEGKKPMPAADWARGARLRVGDRLG, encoded by the coding sequence ATGACGAACGAGACCATCTCAACCCACCCCAGCCGACGCCGCAGGGTGGCCTTTTTCGGTTCGCCAGCCTGGGCGGTGCCGGTGCTCGAGGCCCTCTACCAGCAGCACCAGGTGGTGCTGGTGGTGACCCAGCCCGATAAACCGGCGGGCCGGGGCCTCAAGCTCACGCCCTGCCCGGTGGCCGCCTGGGCCGAGGCCCGGGGCCTGCGGGTCGAGAAGCCCGCCAGACTGCGCAAGAACCTCGAGTTCACAGAGCTTTTCCGGGAGATTGGCCCGGAAGTGGCGATCACGGCGGCCTACGGCAAAATTCTGCCCGCCGAGCTGCTGGAAATCCCCCGGTTCGGCTTCCTGAACCTGCACCCCTCCGACCTGCCCAAGTACCGCGGCCCGGCCCCGGTGCAGTGGACACTCATCCACGGCGAGACCGAGACCGCCGTCTGCATCATGCAGACCGACGTGGGCATGGACACCGGCCCGGTGGTGGCCCGCTGGCGCACCCCGGTGGGCCCCGACGAAACAGCCGTGGAGCTTTCCAACCGCCTGCGCGACAAAGGGATCGAGCTGTTATTGGAGGCCCTGGCCGACCTCGAGCACCTGCAACCCCAGCCCCAGCCCGCCTTAGGCACCCACGCCCCGATGCTGCAAAAAGACGACGGAAAAATCGTCTGGGAGCGTACCGCCAGTGAAATCTACAACCGCCACCGGGGGGTGCAGCCCTGGCCGGGAAGCTGGTTCGAGCACCAGGGTAGGCGGGTAAAGGTTCTGCAGATGTCGAGGGATGTGCCGGAACGGTCTACAAATCGTGCGGAACCAGGCACGGTTCTGCACATCGCCGATGGGCTACAGGTAGCCGCCGCGCAGGGAAGCCTCCTGCTGAAAGAGGTGCAGCCCGAGGGGAAGAAGCCCATGCCCGCCGCCGACTGGGCGAGGGGAGCCCGCCTGCGGGTGGGCGACCGGCTGGGCTAA
- a CDS encoding ATP-dependent helicase, with amino-acid sequence MSLRLTDEQQAIVAHNEGPALVFAVAGAGKTTALVHRLERLVRERVFEPRKILATSFSRMAVDDLKRALARWPHTQAIQVSTLHALGYRIVRKAASEGLLKLAEARDEASEQALLQRTLRRARELKLEWVSELDNLEAEDFLSYVGACKGNLQYADLKGAGLPPAALRVASQAQAPEELEWYLELYKLMEQVRLEEGLLTFDDMLMTGWEVLVRHPEILQTVQKAFQAVLVDEFQDVNLAQSEMLDLITQPHRNYMAVGDDDQTIYEWRGASPRFILEFARRYGAQKYLIRDSFRCPAPQVVLAGRVIAHNQQREPKRLSLTKGFQGQVHLRQEPHTPAQAQSLVSDIAGLLAQGRKLGEMAVLVRLYAQTPYIEQCLIERQIPYRVVGSTPFYQRPEIQVLLAYLQLALNPTKRLWLQVYNTPKRYLSRALADAVWRRVERGAPLVEALRAEEAGAEERVARRLREMAELFEWLGGAIAQGPAHAVLVALEARLDYCRHLLRSSGFYEVGAGRAEGVRAFLEYARDKGSVPELLQHLERLAQEHLGDEPAPETRERLSLMTIFRAKGLEWPLVFIPDCNAGTLPYSGSENLEEERRLFYVALTRSSQHTFLYALSSLPLSSFLQEAEYQQVLGAVGQVGEALGMRAEELSTAQTLALAQGAHKLGLERFLHSWWNAEQAQPIAAKVLRLFARAEQTGWLEALGLTLEARGLWEAFDVEPGEGVAGEFADLERFLLEPKAPEKPSGLSLGQKVRHFQFGTGLVVGLEDGVATVAFADGVRRLALRYARLEVVG; translated from the coding sequence GTGTCGCTGCGCCTAACCGACGAACAGCAGGCCATCGTAGCCCACAACGAGGGGCCGGCGCTGGTGTTTGCGGTGGCCGGGGCCGGCAAGACCACCGCACTGGTGCACCGCCTCGAGCGCCTGGTGCGGGAGCGGGTCTTCGAGCCCCGCAAGATTCTGGCTACCTCCTTTAGCCGCATGGCGGTGGACGATCTCAAGCGGGCGCTTGCGCGCTGGCCCCACACCCAGGCCATCCAGGTCTCCACCCTGCACGCCCTGGGCTACCGCATCGTGCGCAAGGCGGCCTCGGAGGGGCTTTTGAAGCTGGCCGAGGCCCGTGACGAGGCCTCCGAACAGGCCCTGTTGCAGCGCACCCTGCGACGGGCCCGCGAGTTGAAGCTCGAGTGGGTCTCCGAGCTGGATAACCTCGAGGCCGAAGACTTTCTGAGCTACGTGGGGGCCTGCAAGGGCAACCTGCAGTATGCCGACCTGAAAGGGGCCGGGCTGCCCCCAGCGGCCCTGCGGGTGGCTTCGCAGGCCCAGGCGCCCGAGGAACTCGAGTGGTACCTGGAGCTGTACAAACTGATGGAGCAGGTGCGGCTCGAGGAGGGCCTGCTCACCTTCGACGACATGCTCATGACCGGCTGGGAGGTGCTGGTGCGCCATCCCGAGATCCTGCAGACCGTGCAAAAAGCCTTTCAGGCGGTGCTGGTGGACGAGTTTCAGGACGTAAACCTGGCCCAGTCGGAGATGCTCGACCTGATCACCCAGCCCCATCGTAACTACATGGCGGTGGGCGACGACGACCAGACCATCTACGAGTGGCGGGGGGCCAGCCCGCGCTTCATCCTCGAGTTCGCCCGGCGCTATGGGGCCCAAAAATACCTCATCCGCGACTCCTTCCGCTGCCCCGCGCCGCAGGTGGTGCTGGCCGGGCGGGTGATCGCCCACAACCAGCAGCGCGAACCCAAGCGCCTGAGCCTGACCAAGGGCTTCCAGGGCCAGGTGCACCTTCGCCAAGAACCCCACACGCCCGCCCAGGCCCAGAGCCTGGTAAGCGATATCGCGGGCCTGCTGGCCCAGGGCCGCAAGCTTGGCGAGATGGCGGTGCTGGTGCGGCTTTACGCCCAGACCCCCTACATCGAGCAGTGCCTGATCGAGCGGCAGATTCCCTACCGGGTGGTGGGCAGCACGCCCTTCTACCAGCGCCCGGAGATTCAGGTGCTGCTGGCCTACCTGCAACTGGCCCTGAACCCCACCAAGCGCCTCTGGCTGCAGGTCTACAACACTCCCAAGCGCTACCTGAGCCGGGCCCTGGCCGATGCCGTTTGGCGGCGGGTGGAGCGGGGAGCCCCGCTGGTGGAGGCGCTGCGGGCCGAGGAGGCCGGGGCCGAGGAGCGGGTGGCCCGGCGGTTGCGCGAGATGGCTGAGCTGTTCGAGTGGCTGGGTGGGGCTATAGCGCAGGGCCCGGCCCACGCGGTGCTGGTGGCCCTCGAGGCCCGCCTGGACTATTGCCGTCATCTGCTGCGTTCCTCGGGCTTCTACGAGGTGGGGGCGGGCAGGGCCGAGGGGGTTCGGGCCTTCCTCGAGTACGCCCGCGATAAGGGCAGCGTGCCCGAGCTCTTGCAGCACCTCGAGCGGCTGGCCCAGGAGCACCTGGGCGACGAGCCCGCGCCGGAGACCCGCGAACGCCTGAGCCTGATGACCATCTTCCGGGCCAAGGGGCTGGAGTGGCCGCTGGTCTTCATCCCCGACTGCAACGCAGGCACCCTGCCCTACAGCGGTTCGGAGAACCTCGAGGAGGAGCGTCGCCTGTTCTATGTGGCCCTGACCCGCAGCTCGCAGCATACCTTTCTTTATGCCCTGTCCAGTCTTCCACTCTCGTCTTTCCTGCAGGAGGCCGAGTACCAGCAGGTGCTGGGGGCCGTGGGGCAGGTGGGGGAGGCCCTAGGCATGAGGGCCGAGGAACTCTCCACCGCCCAGACCCTGGCCCTGGCCCAGGGCGCCCACAAGCTGGGCCTCGAGCGCTTCTTGCATAGCTGGTGGAACGCCGAGCAGGCCCAGCCCATCGCCGCCAAGGTGCTGCGCCTGTTCGCCCGCGCCGAGCAGACGGGCTGGCTCGAGGCGCTGGGCCTCACGCTGGAAGCCAGGGGCCTTTGGGAAGCCTTCGATGTGGAGCCGGGGGAGGGGGTTGCGGGCGAGTTTGCCGACCTCGAGCGCTTCCTGCTCGAGCCCAAAGCCCCCGAAAAGCCGTCCGGGCTATCACTGGGGCAAAAGGTGCGGCATTTCCAGTTTGGTACGGGGCTGGTGGTCGGCTTGGAGGATGGTGTGGCTACGGTGGCCTTTGCCGATGGGGTGCGCAGGCTAGCCCTGCGCTATGCCCGGCTGGAAGTGGTGGGCTAG
- a CDS encoding cysteine desulfurase-like protein produces MPIQAQFPALSNGFSFLDNAASAQVPRQCIEGISQFLAASSCNVGMPYPGSQAATQVRERTREATAAFFNCKPSEVAIGPSATALTFILSRAFARLWGEGDEVVISELEHEANASPWRNLEEKGVQVRVWKARWDEGGRLEPADLRALVSPRTRLVAITSAANSLGTTPDVAAAAEIAHAVGAWCITDMVHYSPHHLPDVEATGVDMAFFSAYKVFGPHLAFLYVREALIAQLPTDKLWFIPDDSLLKFEPGTNNHECMAGWLGTLDYLRSELGGGQPGRAGLQAAYKQIEAIEQPLVAEALERLQGIPGLELYGLPTPQGRVGTFCFNLQGQPPMAVAERLARLGVGVAAGHYYATMPMQALGLWPQGAIRASIAHYTTPTDLDKLITGLQGQD; encoded by the coding sequence ATGCCGATTCAAGCTCAGTTTCCCGCGCTGTCTAACGGCTTCAGCTTTCTAGACAACGCCGCCAGCGCCCAGGTTCCCAGGCAGTGCATCGAGGGCATCTCGCAGTTTCTGGCGGCCTCGAGCTGCAACGTGGGCATGCCCTACCCCGGCTCACAGGCCGCTACGCAGGTGCGCGAGCGCACGCGCGAAGCAACCGCGGCCTTTTTCAACTGCAAACCCAGCGAGGTGGCAATTGGGCCGAGTGCCACCGCCCTTACCTTTATCCTCTCGAGGGCCTTTGCCCGGCTATGGGGCGAGGGCGACGAGGTGGTGATTTCCGAGCTCGAGCACGAGGCCAACGCCTCACCCTGGCGCAACCTGGAAGAAAAAGGGGTGCAGGTCAGGGTGTGGAAAGCCCGCTGGGACGAAGGGGGCCGGCTCGAGCCCGCCGACCTCCGGGCCCTGGTCTCGCCCCGAACCCGCCTGGTTGCCATTACCTCGGCGGCCAACTCGCTGGGCACCACCCCCGATGTGGCTGCTGCCGCCGAAATTGCCCACGCGGTGGGGGCCTGGTGCATCACCGACATGGTGCATTACAGCCCCCACCACCTGCCCGACGTAGAGGCCACCGGGGTGGACATGGCCTTTTTCTCGGCCTATAAGGTGTTTGGCCCCCACCTGGCCTTCCTGTACGTGCGCGAGGCGCTTATCGCACAGCTCCCCACCGACAAGCTGTGGTTCATCCCGGACGACAGCCTGCTCAAGTTTGAGCCGGGCACCAACAACCACGAGTGCATGGCCGGATGGCTGGGCACCCTGGACTACCTGAGAAGCGAGCTGGGGGGCGGCCAGCCGGGGCGCGCGGGCTTGCAGGCGGCCTATAAGCAGATCGAGGCCATCGAACAACCCCTGGTAGCCGAAGCCCTCGAGCGGCTCCAGGGCATTCCCGGCCTCGAGCTTTACGGGCTACCCACACCCCAGGGCCGGGTAGGCACTTTTTGCTTCAACCTGCAGGGCCAGCCACCCATGGCCGTGGCCGAACGCCTGGCCCGGCTGGGCGTGGGGGTAGCGGCCGGGCACTACTACGCCACGATGCCCATGCAGGCCCTGGGCCTGTGGCCCCAGGGAGCCATCCGGGCCTCCATCGCCCACTACACCACCCCCACCGACCTGGACAAGCTCATAACGGGCTTGCAGGGCCAGGACTGA
- a CDS encoding deoxyguanosinetriphosphate triphosphohydrolase — translation MLFERSRLEALEAQNLAPYAVKSGQSRGREYPEPESRYRTPFQKDRDRVNHTTAFRRLQYKTQVFVNFEGDYYRTRLTHTLEVAQVARSIARALGLNPELTETIAFAHDLGHPPFGHSGEAVLDGLMQGHGGFDHNKQSMRIVTYLEQRYPGFRGLNLCWETREGIVKHETRYDLPDAEGYEPHLRPSLEAQIVNLADEIAYNAHDLDDGLRSGLLVPGQLGEVELLRDLLGELGMHPDRFDEMSRRIFIRELLGLIITDTITATHALLEQHRIDSLEAVRQHPAPLAVYSETLTRQLDELRDFLYANLYHHYYVVRQVGKSRFVLEKLFEAYTQDPRILPPHVQKAAETEGIHRAACDYIAGMTDRFALDEYARLFEPEFHR, via the coding sequence ATGTTGTTCGAACGCAGCCGCCTCGAGGCCCTCGAGGCCCAGAACCTTGCCCCCTATGCGGTTAAGTCGGGCCAGAGCCGGGGCCGCGAATACCCCGAGCCCGAGTCGCGCTACCGCACCCCCTTCCAGAAAGACCGCGACCGCGTCAACCACACCACTGCCTTCCGGCGCTTGCAGTACAAAACCCAGGTGTTTGTGAACTTCGAGGGGGACTACTACCGCACCCGCCTGACCCACACCCTCGAGGTGGCCCAGGTGGCCCGCTCCATCGCCCGCGCCCTGGGGCTGAACCCCGAACTCACCGAGACCATCGCCTTTGCCCACGACCTCGGGCATCCGCCCTTCGGGCACTCGGGCGAGGCGGTGCTGGACGGGCTGATGCAGGGGCACGGCGGCTTCGACCACAACAAGCAGTCCATGCGCATCGTGACCTACCTCGAGCAGCGCTACCCCGGCTTTCGCGGCCTGAACCTGTGCTGGGAGACCCGCGAGGGCATCGTCAAGCACGAGACCCGCTACGACCTGCCCGACGCCGAGGGCTACGAGCCCCACCTGCGCCCCAGCCTCGAGGCCCAGATCGTGAACCTGGCCGACGAGATCGCCTACAACGCCCACGACCTCGACGACGGCCTGCGCTCGGGACTCCTGGTGCCCGGCCAGCTTGGGGAGGTCGAGCTTCTGCGGGACTTGCTGGGGGAACTGGGTATGCACCCCGACCGCTTCGACGAGATGAGCCGCCGGATTTTCATCCGTGAGCTCTTAGGCCTGATCATCACCGACACCATCACCGCCACCCATGCCCTGCTCGAGCAGCACCGGATAGATAGCCTCGAGGCCGTCCGCCAGCACCCAGCCCCCCTGGCGGTTTACTCCGAGACCCTCACCCGGCAACTGGACGAACTGCGCGACTTCCTGTACGCCAACCTGTACCACCACTACTACGTGGTGCGACAGGTGGGCAAGTCGCGCTTCGTGCTGGAAAAGCTCTTCGAGGCCTACACCCAGGATCCCCGCATCCTGCCCCCCCATGTGCAGAAAGCCGCCGAGACCGAGGGCATCCACCGCGCCGCCTGCGACTACATCGCCGGCATGACCGATCGCTTTGCTTTAGACGAGTACGCCCGGCTGTTTGAACCGGAGTTCCACCGCTGA
- a CDS encoding PLP-dependent aminotransferase family protein: MKNLEANFEPRFAARTRRIQASTIREILKLTTQPGFISFAGGLPAADLFPIERIGEATQRILREQGAQALQYSTTEGYLPLREWIASRVPGATPENVQIVSGSQQGLDLIGKVLIDPGSRVLVEAPTYLGALSAFNPYEPEYVSVSMDDEGLELGALEAALKARPVKFMYVLPTFQNPSGRLMGLERRRAIVELARKYQTPILEDDAYAELYFDGQPLPTLYALDHALGGGNVIYLSTTSKTLAPGLRVAWVVGPRPLVQKITFAKQGADLHSPTLNQMLVYELVRDGAWYGAQIDRIRQTYQTRCHWMLQALQKYMPEDIGWIVPKGGMFFWLTAPAGLDSLELLKEAVEEKTAFVPGQPFFADGSGQNTLRLSYSSASHEQIEEGLQRLGRAIHRMLGRAPV, encoded by the coding sequence GTGAAAAACCTAGAAGCCAACTTTGAACCCCGCTTTGCGGCCCGAACACGGCGCATCCAGGCCTCGACCATCCGCGAAATTCTGAAGCTCACCACCCAGCCGGGTTTCATCAGCTTTGCGGGGGGGCTGCCGGCGGCCGACCTGTTCCCCATAGAGCGCATCGGCGAGGCCACCCAGCGCATCCTGCGCGAGCAGGGGGCCCAGGCTTTGCAGTACAGCACCACCGAGGGCTACCTGCCCCTGCGGGAGTGGATCGCCAGCCGCGTGCCCGGCGCCACCCCCGAGAATGTGCAGATTGTCTCGGGCTCGCAGCAGGGCCTCGACCTCATCGGCAAGGTGCTGATTGACCCCGGCTCGAGGGTGCTGGTGGAGGCCCCCACCTACCTGGGTGCGCTGAGCGCTTTCAACCCCTACGAGCCCGAGTATGTCTCGGTTTCCATGGATGACGAGGGGCTGGAGCTGGGGGCGCTCGAGGCCGCCCTTAAAGCCCGCCCCGTCAAGTTCATGTACGTGCTGCCCACCTTCCAGAACCCCTCGGGCCGGCTGATGGGCCTGGAGCGGCGCAGGGCCATCGTCGAGCTGGCCCGCAAGTACCAGACCCCCATCCTGGAAGACGACGCCTACGCCGAGCTGTACTTCGACGGCCAGCCCCTGCCCACCCTCTACGCCCTCGACCACGCGCTGGGCGGAGGCAACGTGATCTATCTCAGCACCACCTCCAAGACCCTGGCCCCCGGCCTGCGGGTGGCCTGGGTGGTGGGGCCCCGGCCGCTGGTTCAAAAAATCACCTTTGCCAAGCAGGGCGCCGACCTCCACTCGCCCACCCTGAACCAGATGCTGGTTTACGAACTGGTGCGGGATGGGGCCTGGTACGGGGCGCAGATTGACCGAATCCGCCAGACCTACCAGACCCGCTGCCACTGGATGTTGCAGGCCCTGCAAAAATACATGCCCGAGGACATCGGCTGGATTGTGCCTAAAGGGGGGATGTTCTTCTGGCTCACCGCCCCCGCCGGGCTGGATAGCCTCGAGCTTCTCAAAGAAGCCGTGGAGGAGAAAACGGCCTTTGTGCCAGGGCAGCCCTTCTTTGCCGATGGCAGCGGCCAGAACACCCTGCGGCTTTCGTACTCGAGCGCCTCGCACGAACAGATTGAGGAAGGCCTCCAGCGCCTGGGCCGGGCCATCCACCGGATGCTGGGGCGGGCCCCGGTGTAG
- a CDS encoding putative monovalent cation/H+ antiporter subunit A, translating to MVVASIVAFLGALTAPWLHRWLGNAAGWVLALLPLGLAVYFASLLPSVVEGQTLRHSLAWVPSLGVNFSFYLDGLSLLFALLITGIGAFIVIYSGGYLKGHPDLGRFYLVILLFMASMLGLVLADNIVTLFVMWELTSITSYLLIGFNHSEFRSRRAATQALLVTAGGGLALLAGLILLALMGGSLEISELLGQGQVLREHPLYLPALILVLLGAFTKSAQFPFHFWLPNAMEAPTPVSAYLHSATMVKAGVYLLARLQPALGGTEVWSSALMVFGLATLLTGATLTFRHTDLKRLLAYSTVAALGALVFLIGLVPLTDYYAAMGFATFLLAHSLYKGGLFMAAGAVDHEAGTRDITQLGGLFRVMPLTGVAVVLAALSLAGLPPVLGFIGKEVLYVAALQAAPAWMVGLAVLGFAAGAMLALLLVVPFFRGQPPQAVHEGPPSLWLGPLVLAGLGLLLGLFPGLYNPLADVVASAVKGKAVAYHLKLWPGFNLALLLSLLTVLLGVGLYFLYPRLQAWMAQEPIPGPENTYVALLRGLMRLAAGVERLLQSGSLRAYLVWTFGGLVGLVGLALFRSGVLLWPAGASSPKLEQVLLLALMLLGAIGALRLRSHLAMVVVLGIVGAGVALVFLLQNAPDLSITQFLVETLTAILIALVLLQIRDIGSVPSGRWLDKAVALGFGGLVTLLMLGMLAQPMELHLSQFFAQKSLPEGFGRNIVNVILVDFRGLDTFGEITVVGLAGLGVWALLKRRQREERP from the coding sequence ATGGTGGTCGCTAGCATCGTCGCTTTTCTAGGAGCTCTTACCGCACCCTGGCTCCACCGCTGGCTGGGCAACGCGGCGGGCTGGGTGCTGGCCCTGCTGCCGCTGGGTCTTGCAGTCTACTTTGCCAGCCTGCTGCCGAGCGTGGTGGAAGGCCAGACCCTCCGGCACAGCCTGGCCTGGGTGCCCAGCCTGGGGGTCAATTTTTCCTTCTACCTGGATGGGCTTTCGCTCCTGTTCGCCCTGCTCATCACCGGCATCGGCGCCTTTATTGTGATCTACTCGGGCGGCTACCTAAAGGGCCACCCCGACCTGGGCCGGTTCTACCTGGTCATCCTGCTCTTCATGGCCTCCATGCTGGGGCTGGTACTGGCCGACAACATCGTGACCCTGTTTGTGATGTGGGAGCTGACCAGCATCACCTCGTACCTGCTGATTGGCTTCAACCATAGCGAGTTCAGGTCGCGCCGGGCCGCCACCCAGGCTTTGCTGGTAACGGCGGGTGGGGGGCTGGCCCTGCTGGCCGGGCTGATTCTGTTGGCCCTCATGGGCGGCTCGCTGGAGATTTCCGAGCTGCTGGGCCAGGGCCAGGTACTGCGCGAGCATCCGCTCTATCTGCCCGCCCTCATCCTGGTGCTTCTGGGAGCCTTTACCAAGTCGGCGCAGTTTCCCTTTCACTTCTGGCTGCCCAACGCCATGGAAGCCCCCACCCCGGTCTCGGCCTACCTGCACTCGGCCACCATGGTCAAGGCCGGGGTCTACCTGCTGGCCCGGCTGCAGCCGGCCCTGGGCGGCACCGAGGTCTGGAGCAGTGCCCTGATGGTCTTTGGGCTGGCTACCCTGCTCACCGGGGCCACCCTCACCTTCCGCCACACCGACCTCAAGCGCCTGCTGGCCTACTCCACGGTGGCCGCGCTGGGGGCGCTGGTCTTCCTGATCGGGCTGGTGCCCCTCACCGACTACTACGCGGCGATGGGCTTTGCTACCTTTCTGCTGGCCCACTCGCTCTACAAGGGTGGGCTCTTTATGGCGGCGGGCGCGGTGGATCACGAGGCCGGCACCCGCGACATCACCCAGCTTGGGGGCCTTTTCCGGGTGATGCCCCTCACCGGGGTGGCGGTGGTGCTGGCCGCGCTTTCGCTGGCCGGGCTGCCGCCGGTGCTGGGCTTTATCGGCAAGGAAGTGCTCTATGTGGCCGCGCTGCAGGCGGCCCCGGCCTGGATGGTGGGGCTGGCGGTGCTGGGCTTTGCCGCTGGGGCCATGCTGGCGCTGCTGCTGGTGGTGCCTTTCTTCCGGGGCCAGCCGCCCCAGGCGGTACACGAGGGGCCGCCCAGCCTGTGGCTGGGGCCCCTGGTGCTGGCGGGGTTGGGGCTCTTGCTGGGCCTGTTTCCGGGGCTCTATAACCCCCTGGCCGATGTGGTGGCCAGCGCGGTCAAGGGGAAGGCCGTGGCCTACCACCTGAAGCTCTGGCCCGGCTTTAATCTGGCCTTGCTCCTGAGCCTCCTGACGGTGCTGCTGGGGGTGGGGCTTTACTTCCTCTACCCGCGCTTGCAGGCCTGGATGGCGCAGGAACCCATCCCTGGCCCGGAAAACACCTATGTGGCCCTCCTGCGCGGGCTGATGCGGCTGGCGGCAGGGGTCGAGCGCCTGTTGCAGAGCGGTTCGCTGCGGGCTTACCTGGTCTGGACGTTTGGGGGGCTGGTGGGGCTGGTGGGGCTGGCCCTCTTTCGCAGCGGCGTGCTGCTCTGGCCGGCGGGGGCCTCGAGCCCCAAACTCGAGCAGGTGCTGCTGCTGGCCCTGATGCTCCTGGGGGCTATCGGGGCGCTGCGGCTGCGCTCGCACCTGGCGATGGTGGTGGTGCTGGGTATTGTAGGGGCGGGGGTGGCCCTGGTCTTTTTGCTGCAGAACGCCCCCGACCTCTCGATTACCCAGTTCCTGGTCGAAACCCTGACCGCCATCCTGATCGCCCTGGTGCTGCTGCAGATTCGCGACATCGGGTCGGTGCCCAGTGGGCGGTGGTTGGATAAAGCGGTGGCCCTGGGCTTTGGTGGGCTGGTGACCCTCTTGATGCTGGGAATGCTGGCCCAACCCATGGAACTGCACCTGAGCCAGTTTTTCGCCCAGAAAAGCCTGCCTGAAGGCTTCGGGCGCAACATCGTGAACGTGATTCTGGTAGATTTCCGCGGCCTGGACACCTTCGGCGAGATTACCGTGGTGGGGCTGGCCGGGCTGGGGGTCTGGGCTCTTTTGAAACGCCGGCAGCGGGAGGAGCGGCCATGA
- a CDS encoding Na+/H+ antiporter subunit B, protein MNTLILKTTSRFLFTLLLLLSVFLLLRGHNEPGGGFIGALVAVGAYALFALAHGLAAARKLLPLAPLRLVGWGLLVALLSALPALLLGQPFMTGQWFSLLGVKVGTPVIFDIGVYLTVFGALLSAIFGLEEAAHHPSEGA, encoded by the coding sequence ATGAACACCCTGATTCTCAAGACGACCTCGAGGTTCCTCTTCACCCTTCTGCTTCTGCTCTCGGTCTTTTTGCTCCTGCGCGGCCACAACGAGCCGGGCGGGGGCTTTATCGGGGCCCTGGTGGCGGTGGGGGCCTACGCGCTGTTTGCCCTGGCGCATGGGCTGGCCGCGGCCCGTAAACTCCTGCCCCTCGCCCCCTTGCGCCTGGTGGGGTGGGGCCTGCTGGTAGCCCTTCTGAGCGCCCTGCCGGCCTTGCTTTTGGGCCAGCCCTTCATGACCGGGCAGTGGTTCAGCCTGCTGGGCGTGAAGGTGGGCACCCCGGTCATCTTCGACATCGGGGTCTACCTGACCGTGTTCGGGGCGCTGCTCTCGGCTATTTTTGGGCTCGAGGAGGCCGCGCACCATCCTTCGGAGGGCGCCTGA
- a CDS encoding sodium:proton antiporter, translating into MEILLSFLVGGLAAVGVYLMLRPHLIQFLIGFLVLGNAANLLIFTAGRLGSQFPPLVQPGGAVLEPYANPLPQALILTAIVIGFALAAFGIVLFYRAQQALGTLNAEAILEVPEPAPAPSPVDEVPAEGVRR; encoded by the coding sequence ATGGAAATCCTGCTCTCGTTTTTGGTGGGGGGCCTGGCCGCGGTAGGGGTTTATCTGATGCTCCGGCCCCACCTGATTCAGTTTCTGATTGGTTTTCTGGTGCTGGGCAACGCCGCCAACCTGCTGATCTTTACCGCAGGCCGTCTGGGCAGCCAGTTCCCGCCCCTGGTGCAGCCCGGCGGCGCAGTGCTGGAGCCCTACGCCAACCCCCTGCCCCAGGCCCTGATCCTCACCGCCATCGTGATTGGCTTTGCCCTGGCGGCGTTTGGCATCGTGCTCTTCTACCGGGCCCAGCAGGCCCTGGGCACCCTGAACGCCGAGGCCATCCTCGAGGTGCCCGAACCGGCCCCGGCCCCCTCGCCGGTGGACGAGGTGCCCGCAGAGGGGGTGCGCCGATGA